A region of the Peredibacter starrii genome:
TGGTAAATTCGGTCTATCTTATATCTCTCTTGATGGTAACATCGGCTGTCTAGTTAATGGTGCAGGTCTTGCGATGGCGACACTTGATATCCTTAAGCTTCACGGCGGTACTCCTGCTAACTTCCTAGACGTGGGCGGCGGAGCTACTAAAGAAACAGTACAAAAAGCATTCTCAATCATTCTTCAAGATTCAAACGTTAAAGCAATTCTTGTGAATATCTTCGGTGGGATCATGAAGTGTGACATCATCGCTAACGGTGTAGTTGATGCTGCTCGTGAGATGGGTCTAACTGTTCCTCTAGTTGTTCGTCTAGAAGGCACAAACGTTGCTCTTGGTAAGAAGATTCTTGCAGAATCTGGACTAAAAATTACTCCAGCTAATGACCTCGCTGATGCCGCTAAAAAAGCGGTAGAAGCTGCGAAGGGAGCTAAATAATATGGCTATCTTAATTAATAGAAATACTCGTCTGATCACTGTTGGTCTAACTGGTAAACAAGGTACTTTCCACACTCTACAATCTCGTGACTACGGTACGAACGTTGTTGGTGGTGTTACTCCTGGTAAAGGCGGCACAGTTCACGAAGGTATCCCTGTTTTCAACACAACTTACGAAGCAATGAAAGAAACTGGCGCAAATGCAGCCATGATTTTCGTTCCACCTCCGTTTGCTGCTGATTCAATCATCGAGTGTATCGATGCTGAAATGCCTCTTATCATCTGTATCACTGAAGGTATTCCAGTGATCGATATGGTGAAAGTTAAGGCCGCGCTTAAAGGTTCTAAGTCACGCCTAATCGGTCCTAACTGTCCGGGTGTTATCACTCCGGGTGAGTGTAAGATCGGAATTATGCCTGGCCACATTCATATGCCAGGTAACGTGGGAGTAATCTCTCGTTCAGGTACTCTTACTTACGAAGCGGTTTACCAACTTACTCAACGTGAGATCGGTCAATCTACATGCGTAGGTATCGGTGGTGACCCGGTTAACGGCACTAACTTTATCGACGTTCTTGAAATGTTCGAGAAAGATCCTGATACAAAAGCTGTGATCATGATCGGTGAGATTGGTGGTACTGCTGAGACAGACGCTGCTCGTTGGATCAAAGCTAATATGTCTAAACCTGTTGTGAGCTTCATCGCTGGTGCAGCGGCTCCAAAAGGTAAGCGTATGGGTCACGCTGGTGCGATTATCTCTGGCGAAGACGATTCTGCTGAAGCTAAGTTCAAGATTCTACAAGAATGTGGTGTAACAATTGCCCGTTCTCCAGCAGAACTTGGACAAAAGATCGCAGAAGTATTAAAGAAGTAAAATCGAAAAAATTATAAGGAGCTCACAATGGCCATCGAAAAAACGTTTTCAATCATTAAACCTAACTCAACTCTTGATAACAATATCGGGAACATCATCGCTCACTTCGAGAAGAATGGTCTTCGCATTGCTGGCGCTAAATTCGCTAAGCTATCAAAAGAGAAAGCTGAAGGTTTCTATATCGAGCACAAAGAGCGTCCTTTCTTCGGCGAACTAGTAAACTTCATGACTTCAGGTCCAGTTATGCTTATGGTTCTTGAAGGCGAAAACGCAGTTATGAAGAACCGCGAGCTTATGGGTGCTACAAACCCAGCTAACGCTGCTGAAGGCACAATCCGTAAGCTATATGCTAAGTCTGTAGGCGAGAACTCAGTTCACGGTTCAGATTCAGCTACAGCTGCTGAAAGAGAGATCGCTTACTTCTTCGAGCGTTCTGAGCTTACAAACCGTTTCTAATCTCTAGCGAAACATTAGTCGATATAAGGCCTCACTTCGGTGGGGCCTTTTTGTTTTTCCTTTCATAGAATTTTTGCCTCATCAATCATTGGAGGTTCTATGAAGGCGCTAGTGCTCCTTTTTATTCTCGCGTTCTCTTTCTCATCACTCGCACAAAATCATATGGTGGAATTTAATGGTGATGCCATTATGTATGGAGCATTCAATCATTCTAAGACGAAATCAAAAGAGCAGGCGACCGATGAAACTAATAACGGTGCACTTTATGTGAACGTTGCACGTACTGTTTCGGATCACATACAATTTGCTATTCAGGGGAATTACCTTCACGCAGATTACTCGGCAGGCTTCTTTGAGTCGTATGCTTTCTTATTGGGGGGGATCTACAACCTAGATACCGATTTTAGAAAATCTTACTACGCTGGCGTGTACGCAGGTATGGGTTGGGAGAATAACAGTCTCAACACACCAAATTCTCACGAGGAAAAACTGGTGGGGAAAGTGGTTGTTGGTAAACGCTTTCCTTTAGAGTTTTTAAATCTTGAAAATGTAACATATTCTCCCGAATTAGCTTTCACTTCGGAGACTGCGACAAAAAGCTCATCTGATGAACAGTGGTCACAAAATTTAGCGATTAAGTTTCTTCAATTCTCAGTATTCTTCTAATGTATTTGCCCCACTTATGTGGGGCCTTTTTTTTATCCTACTTGTCTGCATTTCACTTCTATTTCCTTATAAGTTACCAGAATCAGACTATCCATATTTGAGTGAACTCTTCCTGTGTAGAAACCCCGCACTTTTTCATGATTTCCATCGGTTGTTAAAATTCCAAAGAGTATGAATTCGTCTCTTTGAGTAGAGATCAACAGATAGAAAAGGGGATCATTATGAAAAAGATTATGGTGGCATTAACTGCATCTGCACTGCTGGTTGGAGGATCCGCCTATGCTCAGCAGGGGTCGACTGGTCAACGAAGCATGATTGAGTTTAATGCCGACTCTCTCTTAAATGGGGTGCTATCTTTCAGTAAATCTAAGTCGAAGGATCAAAACGCTGATAACAGCATGGATCTCGATCTAAGATTGAACTATGCCTACCAATTGCCACAATTTGATAAGCTCCAACTCGGTGGTGGTGTTAATTATAAGAGTGGCACCGAATCTGGACGTGGAGACATTGAGGATTACGGCTTTAATGTGGCTGCTTATCTCAATAATACAAGCGATCTCCAAAACGCTTACTATGCCTCGGTTAAATGGGGTCTAGAATGGGCCAATACATTGAGCGGCGGTGGTCGAGATGAAGTGGGGACAATTCAACTGGCCGTGGGTAAACGTGTAGACCTGTCTTATTTTGGTATCCGTCACCTGACTTATACTCCTGAGATCGCCTTTGTTAACCAGGATTCAACAACTGGTGGGGCGCTGGAGTACTCTCAGAACCTCGAGTTCCGATTCCTGCAGTTCTCAGTCTTTTACTAATCTTAAGTTTGAGGGCCCTCCGGGGCCCTTTTCCTGTATTTTTTCCACGGTTTTCCCTTCCAAAAAGTCTCTAAGTTAATGATTAGACTGTAAAAATTTCAAAAGCGTAGAGCTTTTTATGCCAATGCGTTATAAATCCATGGAAATACCTTTTATTTGGAAGGAGTTCTCATGTTTAATCTCGGCGACCACGTTGTATGTCCCGGCCACGGTGTAGGTCAGATTTGCAGCGTCGATACGAAAGAATTAAATGGCGAAATGAAGAGCTTTTACATCATCAAAGTTGTCTCTAACGGCATGAAGGTGATGATCCCCGTTGATAGTAAAGAAGGTGTTCGTTCATTGATCCCATCGACTGATATCAGTGGTGTTTTCGAGTTGCTTCAAGACCAGAATGTTAAAGTTGATATGTCGACGTGGAACCGTCGCCATCGCGAATATACTCTGAAAGTGAAGACCGGCTCTCTTCTTGAGATTGCTGACGTTCTTCGCCAGCTGCTTCTTCTTAAAATGACTAAAAAACTGTCATTTGGTGAAAGAAAAATGTTGGATCAGTGCAAGGAATTGATCGTAAAAGAGATTTCACTATCTTCTGGTACTCCAGAAGGCGCGATCTCTGAGAAAATCGACTCACTTTACACCTAGAACATTCTCAAAATCGCCCTTCGAGTGTATCCTGTTCCTCATATTTATATGAGGAGTTCCCTTTATGACAGTCAGAGTTAGATTTGCCCCATCACCAACAGGTTACCTGCACATCGGTGGCGCGCGAACTGCCCTTTATAATTATCTCTATTCAAAAGCGGTTGGAGGAACTTTCATCCTTCGTATCGAAGATACAGATCTTGAACGTTCAAATGCTGAATACGAAAAACTTCAAATCGACGACCTTAAATGGTTAGGCATTATCCACGACGAAGGTCCGGATAAGCCCGTTGAGAAATACGGTCCATATCGCCAATCTGAGCGTCTTCACATCTATGCTAAATATGCTCAGCAACTGATCGATAAAGGTGTTGCTTACTATGACTTCTGTACTGAAGAAGAACTAGAGGCCATGAAAGCTCAAAACGAAGCTGAAGGTAATGATCCTCATTATTCAGGTAAGTGGAGAAATGAAGAGCACTGGGCAGAAGCGAAAGCTCGTGTTGCTGCTGGTGAGAAAACTGCTATTCGATTTAAGGCCCCTAAGAAGTCTTATACGCTAAATGATAAAGTGAAAGGTTCAGTAACTTACCCTGACAATATGGTAGGTGACTTCGTTATCATGCGCTCAAATGGTCTTCCGACTTACAACTACTGTTGTGTGATCGATGACTGGTTAATGGAAATCACTCACGTAATCCGTGGAGAAGATCACCTTAACAATACTGTTCGTCAGCTTATGATCTATGAAGCTCTAGGTGCTAAACTTCCGGAGTTCGCTCACGTATCCCTTCTTATCGGTCACGACCGTCAGAAGCTTTCAAAACGTCATGGCGCTACTTCAGTGAACCTTTACCGTAATGAGCACTACCTTCCAGAAGCGATGAATAATTATCTTTGTCTTCTTGGTTGGTCTCACCCGGCGGAAAAAGATATTTTCGATAAAGCGGATCTTAAAGATGTGTTCACGCTTGATCGCTTCTCAGCATCTGCAGCGATGTACGATCTTGAAAAACTTAAGTGGGTAAACTCTGAGCACATTAAGAAGATGGATAATGCCTCTCTTATCGCGCTAGTTGAAAAAGAGCCTGAGACAGGTTTCTTCAATAAGCAAACTCCAGAGTGGAAAAACGCCTGTGTTGAGCTTCTTAAGAAGTATGCTCAATTCATTCCGGATTTCCCAAGACTTGTTAATGAATTAGTTCTAAGTGAAAACTTTGAAATGACTGATGCGCTTAAAGAGATCCTTTCTTGGGAAACAACTCCGAAGATCATCGACTTCATTTATGAAGACGTTTCAAAGGCAACAACTGAATTTATCACAGAGGCCCAGCTGAACGGTTGGATGGACCATGTGAAAAAAGAAATGGGTGTAAAAGGGAAGCCGCTTTTCCAGGGTGTTCGTGCCGCTCTTACTGGCCACGATCACGGACCGGATCTGAAGTTTTTGATCCCACTTACTCCAGTAACTGTTTTAAAGAAGCGCGTAGCTCAACTTAAGAAGTAGGACCGATGGCCAGAGAATTAAAAGTTCACAATAACCTCACTCGTAAGAAAGAAGTTTTTCAAACGATCGAACCAGGCAAGGTAAAGTTTTATTCTTGTGGCCCGACGACTTATGACTTCCTTCACATCGGAAACGCTCGCGCATTAGTTGTGGGCGATCTTTTTAACCGTGTTTTAAAAGCATTTGGTTATGATGTGACGTTCGTTCGTAACTACACTGACGTTGATGATAAGATTATCGATCGCGCGAAAGAGCTTAAACGTGATCCTATTGAGCACGCAGCTCTTTTCGTTAAAGAGTGTGAAACAGACATGAACTCTTTAGGAATGATGCCGGCGACTCATACACCAAAAGTAACTGAAACCATGCCTGAGATCATCAAGATGATCGAAGACATTATTAAGAATGGTTCAGGATACGTGGTTGAGGGCGGGGAAGTTCTTTTCAACGTTCCTTCATTCGCTGAATACGGAAAACTATCTAAGAAAGATCTAGAATCACTTCAGCACGGTATTCGTGTCGATGTAGATTCTCGTAAGAAAAACCCTTCAGACTTCGTTCTATGGAAGCCAGCAAAAGCAGGAGAGCCTGCTTGGGATTCTCCATGGGGTAAAGGTCGTCCAGGTTGGCACATTGAGTGTTCAGCGATGGCAAAGAAGTTCTTAGGACCAACACTTGATCTTCACCACGGTGGCGTGGATCTTATGTTCCCACACCACGAGAATGAAATTGCTCAATCAGAAGCGGCCAACAAGTGTCCATTCTGTAATAACTGGGCCCACAATGAGTTTTTGAATTTCGGTACTGAGAAGATGAGCAAGTCTCTTGGTAACGTGATTAAGATTCGTGACTTCGTTGAGAAGTACGGCGGACAAGTGCTTCGTCATATTCTTCTTTCAGTTCACTACCGTGCTCGTCTTGAGTGGAGTGATGAAGTTCTTCAACGTGCGCTGGATGAAGTGAAGCGTATTCACGAGTTCGCGCTTGAAGCGAAGACTTATACATCTGCGGCGAATCCTTCAGCTGATGGAACGATCTCTGAGACCATCGAGAAGATGATGGAAGAGCTTTCAAATGACTTTAACTCAGCAGGAGCTCTAGGGCATTTCTTCTCATTCATTCGTTATGTAAAAGCTAATAAAGATAAATTATCAGCTGAGAACATCGTTCAGGTGAACAACACGATTAAGTTCGTGGAAGAGGCGCTTGGACTCATTAATAAAGATCCTCAAGCGGTTATCGATGCCCTTCATAAGCACGATCAAGACACAAGCTCGACAGGAGTCGATGCAGCATGGATTGAAGGACTGATTGAAGAGCGTAAAGCGGCCAAAGCGGCCAAGAACTGGGCCCGCGCTGATGAGATTCGCAAAGAATTGACACAGAAGAGTATCGAATTAAAAGATAACCCAGACGGTTCTACGTCTTGGAAGGTGCAAAGCTAGGGTCAGTTTGACTCTAGCTTCCCTCAATATCCCTAAAAAAACTGACATCGGTTTCCTTACTTAATTGGAGCATGATAGTTTCAATTATTGTTCGTTTTATAACTAAGGGAGTTATCGATGAAACTACTCACAGCAATTTCTGTGCTGATGTTTGCCCTTTCGGCATTTGCAACATCACAAACTAAAACATTCTTCTACGATGGTACTCAAGACACGGCGATGATGTCTCTTCGTGCTGAAAAGACTCACACTGAATACCGTTATGAGCAACGTTATACGACTTGTTACCGTCAAGAGACTTATTGGCAGACAATTTGTCGTCCAGGTCCTCAAGGTCAACATGTTTGTACTCAAACTCCAGTAACAAGAACTGTTTCTTATCCTTGTTGGCAGACAGTTAGCGTTCCATACGAAGTTCATGACTACTTCGTTGAAGCAACTGTTGATCTAAGCTTCGCTAAAATCGCTGAAGGTCTAACTCCAGGCGAGACAATCAAGGCAACTCTTGATGGCGACCGTCTTTCACTTTCAGCTGTTGGCTCGAAGAAGTTCTTCGTAATGCAAACTAAACAAGACATTCAGACTCAGATGACTGGTGGTCTTAAACTAATTGATGCTTCTTACGGTATTGAGCTAGTTGAAGCTGCTTCAATCGTTAAAGCACTAGAAGTTACAAACATTGGTATTAAGAACGACGTTCTTAACATCAAGATGGGTCCGATTGCAGTTCGTGATCACCTAGGTTTCTCTCTGGATATCAAGAAGAACCCAGTTCTTGGTTCTTCAACAACTCTTTTTGATCGTGAGCTTTCTGCAAACGAAATCATGATCAACTCTCAAGAGACTAGCTCTGATGCTCAGATCAATATCAATAAGCTTGGTGTTGAACTTGGTAGCGGTCGTCACACGCTTACAGCGAAAATCTTCTTTAAGCACGCTGGCGAGCTTTTGAATGGCAGACAGTTCGAAACTACTTCTGCTTCTCGTACACTTATCTATAAGCGCTAATTAGCGATTTAGAATTCTTGATTGAAGAGGGCCCCGAAAGGGGCCTTTTTCATTTAAATATAAGCTCAGGACTTAATCACTCGGGCAATCAAGAATTCTTAAGTTAATCCCTTTAATAATTTTGTCGAAAGGGCTCCTAAAGGTGAATTATGGAGCAATCTGAATTTCAATCATTACTTAAAGTCAAAAAAACAATTCGCAGCGATATTAAATTCGTAGAGGATAAGAACAATCCTTCATCACTCATCTTTGAAGATGTTATCGTGGAAAATGATCTTGGGTGGGAGGTTTATCTTAATGGCACCTTCAAACCAGAACTTAATACTGTAGTATTCAACTTTGTAATACAAAATATCGGTCCAGTTTGTAGAGTTTGTGTAAGAGGGAGTATTCACAAAGATGCAGGTCGAACCCATAAACATGAATATCAAAGTATCCTAGATTCAAGAAGAAATCTTAGGTCCGCCCATTCGAGAAAAGATTTGGATCAATTAAGGGCAAGGGAAGTCTTTAACATTTTGTGTGAACAAGCTAACATAGAACTAGTAGGGAATTTTATTGATCCCGAGGCTGAATAAATGACACTTTCATGTTCTATACTTACTTCAAATCTTGCAGGCTTTTCCATCATCAAAGAATGTGATGTTGTTAAAGGTGGTATCGTTCGCATTGCAACGAAGCTTCAATTTCCTAATGGCGAATATATAGATGTTTTTGTTAAGCCACATTCGGACCTAGGTGGGGATGGCTTCATTGTAACTGATATGGGATTTACTTCCGACTTCCTCAGGAACGCGTGGGTTTCTCCTTTTACAAATAAAAAAAGAATGAATTACATCGAAGAGGTGTGTGCGCTCTTTGATCTTAAATTTGAGAAGGGTGAAATAAAAACTTTTGCTAGAAGCGAAATGGAACTGCCGCTTGCGATCATTGATACGGCTCAGTCATGTCTTAGAGTTTCAGATATGGTGATGAATCAGAGATTTAAAATTACGTCTCAATTTAAAGCGGAATTTGAGCTCTTTCTCCTTGAGGATCTAAAAATAGCCCCAGGTCTAATCGTTAATGATTATCAGATTACTCTTCCGGACAGAACTGTTAAAATTCCATTTGGAGTTAAAAGTCCAAGCAATTTCAATCTCATTCATACACTATCATGCAATAATCCAACTTCAGCGAAACAAGTTTCGCATGAAATCTTTATCGATTGGTACGACCTCGAAAGAGATAGTGGCCACGGACGATTTCTAACGGTGTATAATTCAGAAAGTTCTTTTCTAAAAGAATATGACATTAAACGACTTCAAGATATTTCTAATGTCGTAGCATTTCCAGCTGATCAAGAACAAATCAAAGAATTACTTCTCGCTTAAAATTTATCCAAAACTGGTAACAAAATAAAGTTACATTCCGATACTTGAGAGTGTCCGATTTATTTTTTTAAGGAATTGATATGAATAAGCCGAAAGTGCAAGCTGAAGTTCCCTCGAAAAAAACTCGTAGAGTACGATCACAGTTTCGAAAAGATTTTCGTTCGAGGTCAGCGTTTTCTTTCGGACGAGCAATTCAATTCTTGGGAATTGCTACTGAACTTTATGAAGCAGATAATGATCAAGCAGGATATTTCGTTTCTGAGTCAGTCAAAAGTCTTGCTCATTCATTAGAAATGTTCTCGAAGGCTGTACTGAAAAATGCGAGCCCATTTCTCTTATTAGATAATATTAAAAAACTTGACGAGGATCCTTATAATCTTAAAGAGGGCTATGCGAAAATTGAGAATGAACAACAGACCATGTATTGTGTTGGTCGTGTCGCATTTAATCGAGCAACACATTTTTTTAAGGTAACTTTAAAAAATGAAGAAATTAGCCTGTTACTATCATTAATTAATGATCGGAATATCATTGAGCATAGAGATGGTCACTTTATACAAAATATTCAGAATAAAGTGGAAGAAGTCTCTCGGCTTCTTGAATTGATTCAGCGTTTGTATGATGGAGAGTTTAAGGGGGCAAGTGTTATTAAGGATTGTACGGAGAGTGCAGGTGCCGATCCATCATTTGGATCAATTGAAGAAAGTCTGAAGCATTTATTGAATGTATGCTCGAGCAGAATGAAAACAATCAACAGGAAAAAAGGGAGATTACTCAGCAAGGGAAGTAAGTTTCGAGCATGCCATAAATGCTATTACGAACTTGCACTTGTTACCAATGAAAACCATTATAAGTGTTTGTGGTGTGAAAGTGAGGCCGTAAAAGTTAAATGTTCGGTGGAGCATTGTGGGGAAGTCTCTTGGCGATCGAATGAAGATAAGAATTACAAATGTAATGCCCATGAATATTGGGAGCATTTTAAAACGACCGACCTTGGTGCAAGCTGGTCTAAACTTATAAAAAATATCCCTATCCGATACAATACTGCGATAATGCCTGATGACGATGAGGGACCTCTCGGAGCCTGAATCAAAATTGAACACGATACGACCTAAACACTGGAACTCATTATGATAGAGATATGCATGTAAAATTTTCACGTTCTTACTGCTTCTCCCCGATAAATGATATGAATCCCTCAAATTACAGAGGAGATTCACATGAAAATGCTTATTTGCTTGATGACCCTAGTGGCTTCATTAAATGCATTCGCTCAGTTCAGAACTAGTGATTCAAAGACGTTCGTTTACGATGGTTCTCAAAATTCAATCGAAGTAATTCTAAGAACCGAAAAAACTCATACTGAATATCGTTATGAGGACTACACTGATACTTGTTCACGTACTGAAATGGCTGGATACCGAACTGTTTGTACTGGCGGAGGTTCAATGACTCAATGTCATCCTGGTCCACATGGTCCAATCTGTCGTACAATTCCAGGCCCTCGTCACTGTTACCAAGAGCCGATGTATCGCACTGTTTATTATCCTTGTACAAGAACAAGAAGAATTGATTTCCAAGTTAAAGACTACGATGTTGAAGCACGTGTAATCGTAGACGTAACTAAAGTTTCTCCAGAAGCAACTCCTGGCGAAACAATCAACGTTAGACTAACTGGTGAAACTCTTTCTTATACAGCGACTGGTTCTAAAAAGTTCTTCATCGTTAAAAAGAAACAAGACGAACGTTCTTTCATGAACGGTTCAGTGAAAATGATCGACGGCCTTCTTGCTGTTGAACTAGTTGAAGCAGCTCCAGTTCTTAAAGCTGTTAAAATGTCTGATATCGCGCTTAACGGTTCAGAGCTTAACTTCACTGTAGGTCAGGCCGAAACTCGCGCTAATATCGGTTTCTCGCTTAAAGTAGAGCATAAGAAGCTATTCGGTTCAGACACTGTTCTTTTCGATCGTGAACTTGCTCAAGGTGAAGTCGCTGTAAACGACACAAAAGCATCAGTTGACATCAACAAACTAGGTGTTGACCTTGAATCTGGTAAGTATGAACTAACAGCTAAGACGTTTGTTAAAGTTGGTGGTCAGTTTATGAACTCTGATCAGTTCGAATCTCTTTCTGCTTCTAAGACTCTTGTCTATAAAATCCGCTAAAATAAAAAGGGCCCCTTCTGGGGCCCTTATCTTTTAAAGTAGTTCTTTGTAATCCTGCGCTTTATTCACTGTCTTTAACTTCTGATTCTTCTGAATTAGAAGCTCCAGCGGTCTTCCACGAAGATTGTAGTTTGATCCCATACTGTAACCGTAGGCACCAGTATCTTCCAGGATCACCAGATCTCCGCTCTTAAGCGCTGGTAGAGGGCGATCTGAGCCGAAGCAATCAGATGTTTCGCAAATCGGGCCAACCACGTGAACGCGAGTTGTCGCCTTCGCTTCCTGAACAGGTGTTACACCATGGTAAGCACCGTAAAGAGAAGGGCGCATGAAGTCGTTCATACCACCATCAACGATCACGAAGTGGTTATCTTCAGAAATCTTGTTCCTTAGAACTCTCATCACCAGAATTCCTGCTTTCGCGATAATTCGGCGACCTGGCTCAAATACCACGCGCGGACGAAGATCAGACTTTGAGTAGAATTCTTTATGAAGCGTCTTATAGACGAGAGTCATATACTCTTCGATCGAAGGCATACGTTTTGTTTCAGAAGGGTGGTAATCCACACCTAGACCGCCACCCACGTCGATAAACTCAAGTGGAGCTTGGGTCTTAAGAGCAATGTCACACATCTTAGCGATGGCCTTCTTTGTGGCCTTAAGATCAAGAAGCTGGCTACCAATGTGAATCGAAAGACCCACAAGCTTTGAGTGGCTCCAGTATTTCTTTTCTTTTAGAAACGATAGAACGTCTTTCTCTAGTAAACCGAACTTATGAGTCTTGTTACCAGTTGAGATGTATTTGTGAGTTTTTGGCTTTACTACCGGAT
Encoded here:
- a CDS encoding CarD family transcriptional regulator; this translates as MFNLGDHVVCPGHGVGQICSVDTKELNGEMKSFYIIKVVSNGMKVMIPVDSKEGVRSLIPSTDISGVFELLQDQNVKVDMSTWNRRHREYTLKVKTGSLLEIADVLRQLLLLKMTKKLSFGERKMLDQCKELIVKEISLSSGTPEGAISEKIDSLYT
- the cysS gene encoding cysteine--tRNA ligase, translated to MARELKVHNNLTRKKEVFQTIEPGKVKFYSCGPTTYDFLHIGNARALVVGDLFNRVLKAFGYDVTFVRNYTDVDDKIIDRAKELKRDPIEHAALFVKECETDMNSLGMMPATHTPKVTETMPEIIKMIEDIIKNGSGYVVEGGEVLFNVPSFAEYGKLSKKDLESLQHGIRVDVDSRKKNPSDFVLWKPAKAGEPAWDSPWGKGRPGWHIECSAMAKKFLGPTLDLHHGGVDLMFPHHENEIAQSEAANKCPFCNNWAHNEFLNFGTEKMSKSLGNVIKIRDFVEKYGGQVLRHILLSVHYRARLEWSDEVLQRALDEVKRIHEFALEAKTYTSAANPSADGTISETIEKMMEELSNDFNSAGALGHFFSFIRYVKANKDKLSAENIVQVNNTIKFVEEALGLINKDPQAVIDALHKHDQDTSSTGVDAAWIEGLIEERKAAKAAKNWARADEIRKELTQKSIELKDNPDGSTSWKVQS
- a CDS encoding DUF1828 domain-containing protein, which encodes MTLSCSILTSNLAGFSIIKECDVVKGGIVRIATKLQFPNGEYIDVFVKPHSDLGGDGFIVTDMGFTSDFLRNAWVSPFTNKKRMNYIEEVCALFDLKFEKGEIKTFARSEMELPLAIIDTAQSCLRVSDMVMNQRFKITSQFKAEFELFLLEDLKIAPGLIVNDYQITLPDRTVKIPFGVKSPSNFNLIHTLSCNNPTSAKQVSHEIFIDWYDLERDSGHGRFLTVYNSESSFLKEYDIKRLQDISNVVAFPADQEQIKELLLA
- the gltX gene encoding glutamate--tRNA ligase; its protein translation is MTVRVRFAPSPTGYLHIGGARTALYNYLYSKAVGGTFILRIEDTDLERSNAEYEKLQIDDLKWLGIIHDEGPDKPVEKYGPYRQSERLHIYAKYAQQLIDKGVAYYDFCTEEELEAMKAQNEAEGNDPHYSGKWRNEEHWAEAKARVAAGEKTAIRFKAPKKSYTLNDKVKGSVTYPDNMVGDFVIMRSNGLPTYNYCCVIDDWLMEITHVIRGEDHLNNTVRQLMIYEALGAKLPEFAHVSLLIGHDRQKLSKRHGATSVNLYRNEHYLPEAMNNYLCLLGWSHPAEKDIFDKADLKDVFTLDRFSASAAMYDLEKLKWVNSEHIKKMDNASLIALVEKEPETGFFNKQTPEWKNACVELLKKYAQFIPDFPRLVNELVLSENFEMTDALKEILSWETTPKIIDFIYEDVSKATTEFITEAQLNGWMDHVKKEMGVKGKPLFQGVRAALTGHDHGPDLKFLIPLTPVTVLKKRVAQLKK
- the lysA gene encoding diaminopimelate decarboxylase, with the translated sequence MKNLEYKNKKLQFSKTDIASVAKNNKTPFYLYSEEILVKNYQDFYQGAVNANLINPLVCFALKSNPNKELVKILAKMGSGADIVSGGELKRAMECGIPAEKIVFSGVGKTEEEILYALKVSKGKLCSFNIESLEELELINSCAKRTKTVARICFRLNPVVKPKTHKYISTGNKTHKFGLLEKDVLSFLKEKKYWSHSKLVGLSIHIGSQLLDLKATKKAIAKMCDIALKTQAPLEFIDVGGGLGVDYHPSETKRMPSIEEYMTLVYKTLHKEFYSKSDLRPRVVFEPGRRIIAKAGILVMRVLRNKISEDNHFVIVDGGMNDFMRPSLYGAYHGVTPVQEAKATTRVHVVGPICETSDCFGSDRPLPALKSGDLVILEDTGAYGYSMGSNYNLRGRPLELLIQKNQKLKTVNKAQDYKELL
- the sucD gene encoding succinate--CoA ligase subunit alpha, yielding MAILINRNTRLITVGLTGKQGTFHTLQSRDYGTNVVGGVTPGKGGTVHEGIPVFNTTYEAMKETGANAAMIFVPPPFAADSIIECIDAEMPLIICITEGIPVIDMVKVKAALKGSKSRLIGPNCPGVITPGECKIGIMPGHIHMPGNVGVISRSGTLTYEAVYQLTQREIGQSTCVGIGGDPVNGTNFIDVLEMFEKDPDTKAVIMIGEIGGTAETDAARWIKANMSKPVVSFIAGAAAPKGKRMGHAGAIISGEDDSAEAKFKILQECGVTIARSPAELGQKIAEVLKK
- the ndk gene encoding nucleoside-diphosphate kinase, coding for MAIEKTFSIIKPNSTLDNNIGNIIAHFEKNGLRIAGAKFAKLSKEKAEGFYIEHKERPFFGELVNFMTSGPVMLMVLEGENAVMKNRELMGATNPANAAEGTIRKLYAKSVGENSVHGSDSATAAEREIAYFFERSELTNRF